AAATAGGCATATTGGCGAGTGAGAAAAAAGGAAGAGAAGTCTATTTTATCAATAAGCGTTTGTTTGAACTGCTTAAAAATAGCCATATTTGAGCATTAAGCTTTTTACGATGCAAGACTTTTTACATGTAAAAAGTTACTTAGAGTTTATTGCTCATTAAAAGCGCATTGACCATCGGATGCAACAAGGTTTCGCCACGCAGTGCAAAGAGCTGTACTTCGTTGAAGTAGTAGTCAGAGGTTCCATAAAGGCGAAACTCGTACGCTCCAAAGCCATACCCCATTGGGGTGATTTCGACGCGCGAGTACCATGCGTCTTTGGCTAAAACATAGCGCTCGGTATCTTGCGCGTAAACCCACACGACGATCTTTTCTGGTTCTTTTTGACGCCCTAACCATAAGAGCACATTGCCGACATCATTAAAAAAGTAGGTGTCTCCGTTTGGTAAAATGGCTTGAGCAGAGTTAAACAACTCTACGATGGGCACGCGGCTCTCGATGCAGATGTACTGATCTAAAACAATCTCCAATGGCTCTTTTTGCGTATTGCCATGACGTACCAACACACGGCTTTCGCTGATGTCCATGGTGACAATAAGCAAGGCAAGCACACTTAAAAGAAGCACCGTGGCAAAGGAGGATTTCATCATAGAAAAACCCCTGTCATGAGGTAGTAGCGCACCACGTAAATGCTACAGATCAGTGCGGTGATGGCAAGGCAGATGGAAGAGTATTTGAGCAGATAAACGTACGATTTTTGCGTGATTCGCTCGATCAAAAAAGGCATAATACCAAAGAAAATGCCTAAAAAAAGTGAACCCCAAATGAGATACCCGATGTAATAATACTCCTTTTGAAGCATGCAGTACGGGCATTTGTGGTTGGGCATTTCGTAGACGTAAAGTCCGAAAAAATAGGTGATGGCATAGTAGGCGATGAATAAAAACAGAAGATTACATGTAAAGCTTGCCATCGTCTGTTTGAGCGTGTTGAAAAGTACAATGACCCCAAAGAGCGTGTAAAAAAAGAGCACCAAAAGCGTTTGCGTGTAACCAAAAGGAAGCTTGGGCGCTTGAAAAACAACGCTGCAACAAAAGACGGGAACGGTTAAAGGAATGTTAGAAAAGTAGAGAATTTCTAGTACAAATTCACCTAAAACACCGACAAAGAGCAAGGTAAAAAGAAGGTATTTGCGTTTCAAATAGGGGAAGATGATGGAAGCAAGATCGAGTTTATTGACAATCAGCCAGAGTCCAAATCCAAAAATCAGCAGTAATTTTAAAAGAAGAAGCGCGTTGCCATAATGATTCGCGCCCACAACGCCTGCGGAGCACATGGCGCCTGGGACGATGCCCGCTAAGGAATTGAGCGATTGGATAAAAAAGAGGAACAAAATCACTTTACATGTAAGCGTAAAATAGAGAATCGTATTGACCAGATAGTTCTTTTTCTCCAGCGCATATTGCAACGGTGTCGTCGCGTCAAAATCCCAATGGCGCACAATGCTTACGATGTTCACCTGTGAAATCGCCATCAAAACAATGAGGATCAGCTCAATGAGTAAAAAAACGATGATCTCATTGGAGAGAAAGATACTCATTGCAAAAGCTCACCATCGCGCATATGTACGCATCGATCGATGCACGAAAGATCATCAAACAGCGTATCGTGCGTGGCAATGACGACTGTTTTATGAAGTAGCTTGAATTTTTTCAAAATTTCAATGAAGATTAACGAATTCTCTTTGTCCAAATTGGCGGTTGGCTCATCGGCTAAGATGATCTCAGGCTCCATTACCACGGCTCGTGCGATCGCGCAACGTTGTCTCTCGCCACCGCTTAAACTGCCCACCTTTTGATCTTTCTTATGCTCGATGTTGGCAAGTTCCATCGCCAGACTTACTTTTTCGTGCATCACCTCTTTGCCAAGCGATGTCAAAGACAAGGGCGCTAAAATGTTCTGATAGACATTTAAGCCTTCCAAAAGATTGAACGACTGAAAGATGAAGCCTATCTCCGTGTGACGAAAAGCAGAACTCATGATGTCAGGCAGTTT
Above is a genomic segment from Sulfurospirillum halorespirans DSM 13726 containing:
- a CDS encoding ABC transporter ATP-binding protein — translated: MSNIIIQNLNKLYNPNKPNAFYALKNINLSIEDGQIVILKGVSGSGKSTLLSLIGGLSKPSSGEILVDAQNIAKLPDIMSSAFRHTEIGFIFQSFNLLEGLNVYQNILAPLSLTSLGKEVMHEKVSLAMELANIEHKKDQKVGSLSGGERQRCAIARAVVMEPEIILADEPTANLDKENSLIFIEILKKFKLLHKTVVIATHDTLFDDLSCIDRCVHMRDGELLQ